The following proteins come from a genomic window of Limosilactobacillus reuteri:
- a CDS encoding PHP domain-containing protein has protein sequence MTTEHFVLANPVTKVDDIPDYEMYSQTIDSLNKRFGNCVLKGIEIGYIASEKDRIIDYLADKDYDLKLLSVHHNGQFDYLDDEAKDMDPAIVIPQYFAQLSEALVVIEADVFAHFDYSFRVFGLSVAEFKQYEAQFLPILDQVIKNKLAFELNDKSAYLYDNLALYEYVIDLYLSRGGTLFSVGSDGHYLGRHYVPSSIQIK, from the coding sequence GTGACAACTGAACATTTTGTCTTAGCCAATCCTGTTACTAAAGTCGATGATATCCCCGATTATGAAATGTACAGTCAAACAATCGATAGCTTAAATAAGCGTTTTGGCAATTGTGTTTTAAAAGGCATCGAAATCGGTTACATCGCTTCTGAAAAGGATCGGATCATCGACTATTTAGCCGATAAAGATTACGATTTAAAATTACTCAGTGTGCATCATAATGGTCAATTTGATTATTTAGATGATGAAGCCAAAGATATGGATCCTGCTATTGTGATTCCTCAGTATTTTGCACAACTTTCAGAAGCACTAGTTGTTATAGAAGCAGATGTCTTTGCTCATTTTGACTATAGTTTTCGGGTATTTGGTCTATCCGTTGCTGAATTTAAACAATATGAAGCGCAGTTTTTACCGATTCTAGATCAAGTAATCAAAAATAAATTGGCATTCGAATTAAATGATAAGAGCGCTTACTTGTATGACAATTTAGCGCTATATGAATATGTCATCGATTTATATCTTTCACGTGGTGGTACCTTGTTTAGTGTTGGATCAGATGGGCATTACCTTGGACGGCACTATGTCCCGTCAAGTATACAGATCAAATAG
- a CDS encoding IS3 family transposase — MKGSARKARDGDCVRKKINRNTQSGGGKGLRYQAIKELNQENGWSISQLCKIADSSRDGYYKWLNRKPSRYHNEQAELLEAIVELEEEHNWTLGYLAMTTQLSFENRLSFTAGLKRITNCMRKHGIRANIRKKKRNRIQRHEEYINDNLLQGQFDRETKNEVWVTDTTEVAYGEHTLHKVRVHVILDLYGRYALSYNISDTETSSAVIETFNRAFTVEPDAQPMVHTDRGSAYCSSMFNDYLASKNCIHSMSHPGHPWENSPIERWWNDFKLIWINKHNRPKTLAELEQLVKGAIEYFNTKRAYTSKNGLTAEQFRNQAS, encoded by the coding sequence ATTAAGGGCTCAGCTAGAAAAGCAAGAGATGGAGATTGCGTTCGCAAAAAAATTAACAGAAATACGCAATCGGGAGGTGGAAAAGGACTCCGGTACCAAGCCATCAAAGAACTAAATCAAGAAAATGGATGGTCAATTAGCCAGTTGTGTAAAATAGCTGATTCTTCGCGAGATGGTTATTACAAATGGCTCAATCGAAAGCCAAGTCGATATCATAATGAGCAAGCAGAGTTACTTGAAGCGATTGTAGAGTTAGAAGAAGAACATAATTGGACGCTGGGATATTTAGCGATGACTACACAGTTAAGCTTTGAAAACCGTTTAAGCTTTACCGCTGGATTAAAACGAATAACTAATTGCATGCGTAAGCATGGAATTAGAGCAAATATTAGGAAGAAGAAGCGCAATCGAATTCAACGCCATGAAGAATACATCAATGACAACTTATTGCAGGGACAATTCGACCGTGAAACTAAAAATGAAGTGTGGGTTACCGACACAACGGAAGTTGCCTACGGCGAACACACACTTCATAAAGTACGAGTACACGTTATTTTAGATTTATATGGTCGTTACGCTTTAAGCTACAATATTTCAGACACAGAAACTTCATCAGCAGTAATTGAAACCTTTAATCGTGCTTTTACGGTTGAACCTGATGCGCAACCAATGGTCCATACTGACCGCGGATCAGCTTACTGCTCAAGTATGTTCAACGACTACTTAGCCTCTAAAAATTGTATTCATAGTATGTCACACCCCGGTCATCCTTGGGAAAACTCCCCCATAGAGCGTTGGTGGAATGACTTCAAGCTAATCTGGATTAACAAACATAATCGTCCTAAGACGCTAGCAGAGCTAGAACAGCTCGTCAAAGGAGCCATTGAATACTTTAATACCAAACGCGCTTACACAAGCAAAAACGGCTTGACCGCGGAACAATTCCGCAATCAAGCCTCCTAA
- a CDS encoding helix-turn-helix transcriptional regulator: MNRVKQFRKDQGLSQLKLAQKIGVARQTINLIENNKYNPSLELCINLAKALNTDLNSLFWEERKNERNNQHQNH, encoded by the coding sequence TTGAACCGTGTTAAACAATTTCGAAAAGATCAAGGATTATCCCAGTTAAAGCTAGCTCAAAAAATTGGAGTAGCTCGGCAAACTATCAACTTAATTGAAAATAATAAGTATAATCCCTCGTTAGAACTTTGTATTAATTTAGCTAAAGCATTAAACACTGATCTTAATTCACTATTTTGGGAGGAACGCAAGAATGAAAGAAACAATCAGCACCAAAATCATTAA